The genome window TCTGTTATGGACATTTGTGGGTCATAATGTCGAGCACAAGGCGATCGGTCTCGTTCATGCCCTGTGCACCGATGCGGGTCAGGTTGTGTATCGTGCGATCGACATCGTTTTCCACAATACCCTCGACCGCGGTCACGCACTTGTGTTCTATGGCCAACATGGCCGAAAAGACGGCCGTCGAGACTCCGCTGGTGAGCTTCATGGCACAACTGGGTTTGGCACCGTCGCAAATCATGCCGGTGAGATTGGCAACCATGTTCTTGACAGCATACGTTATCTCTTCATATCCGCCACCCATCAGATAGGTTATTCCACAACTCGACCCTGTCGCGGCTACAACACAACCGCACAGTGCCGAAAGTCGCCCAAGGCTCTGTTTGATATAAATCACCGTGAGATGGCTGAGCATGAGGGCGCGTATCAACTCTTCCCGGGGCTTGTTGTTTTCTTCGGCATAAACCACGACGGGAAGGGTGGCCGCAATACCTTGGTTTCCACTACCGGAGTTGCTCATGACGGGAATCATGGCTCCGGCCATGCGGGCATCGCAGGCTCCCGAGGTATAAGAAAGTATGTGGGTAAAGACGCTGTCGCCCATGACCCGTCGCTCGTTATCATCGCGCAGGGAACGGCCCAGCGAGTGCCCATAATCTCCCGTGAAGGAGGTTTCTGCCGCCGCCTTGTTGAGACGGGCCGATTCGAGAATGAAATCGATTTCTTCAAGAGGAGCCGTCATGGCAAAATCATAAACCTTGCGCAAGGAGAGAGATGTGTCGTCATCTTCTTCCTCATCGGCCGAGGCCGAACGGCGATCGAGCAACACCTGCCCCATCTGCTCTTCATACACAAAAGTGGTGTGTCCACCGGCGATGATGGCCGCGGCCTTATCGGACCCTGCCGAAACATGTATCTCGATATATAGTTTTTCGGTAATGTCTTCTTTCAGTTTTATGTCGATGCGATTCTCGGCGATGAACTGTTTTCCCCGTTCCACATCGGCCGGAGTGATGTCTTTGAGCACTTCGAGTTGATAATCGGGATTCCCGGCCAACGCACCGAGAGCCACGGCAATGGGCAATCCGATCATGCCCGTCCCGGGTATGCCGACCCCCATGGCGTTTTTCAGGATATTGGCACTCAGCAGCACTTCAATTTTTTCGGGTTCTTTGCCCAGTAATTGCGCGGCTTTCGATACACAAAGGGCTACGGCTATCGGCTCGGTACAACCAATGGCCGGGACGACTTCACGTTTCACCAGCCGTATGATGGCATCTCTTTCTGTTTTTTCCATGTTTCGGATAGGTTTTAATACCTGCAAAAATACGAAGAATCGAGATAAATAAGAAATTTTACCGTCGGAGATTTGTGCCTTAACAATTGTTTATGGGGAAAGCAGCGATTCCGAGTACCGAATTTTATATATTTGGCAACTTATCTTTCTCGCATCACAATGAAACACATCTGTTATCTGGCTTTTCTTATTCTCGTGTCGGGGTTATGGCTGCCGGTCGACGGCCTCGCCGCAATCGGCAAAGAGTTGCCCGAAAATCCGACCGACAGCCTGCAACGCACCCAAACGCGTCTCGAAAAAGCGTTGTCCCGAAAAGATTATCGGGCAGCGACCGGATACCTCATCGACGGCTGTGAATACCAACTGCTACTGAGCGAAGACAGCCTGCCATCGCTGATAGGGCATATCAACCGTCAGGCGCGGAATTGCCCCGACACCGCGGCACAATCGCTCCTGTATGCCTACGAAGCCTCGCTGTTGCACCGCTATTACGAGAGCCATCGCCGAGAGATACAGCAAAGGGGAACTTTGACCGAACCGCCGGCCGACATGCGGGAGTGGGACACCGAAAGTTTTGCCGCCGCCATCATCGGACTATCCGAGCAATCGTTGCAAGCCGAGGAGCTCCTGCTGGCCACGCCGCTGGCACGCTTTCCGTTCCTGCCGCAGAACGACTCTATCGGCACGCCTCAGGTCTCGACCTTATATGATTTTTTGGCCGGGCAAGCCATCGACCTATACAAGACCCTGATAGTCCGTTATCCCACGCCACGGGTTGTCGAAGAGTGGCCGCTCCGCATCGACACCACCATGCTGTCGAGCCCGGAAGGGTCGCTGAGCCACAACCTGCGTCGCCGCATCATCGGCCTCTACGAGCGGCGCTATGCCTTGCACAGCGACACGCCGCAATCGCCACTTGCCTTCCTGGCACGGCTCGACCGGGAACGGTTCCTGCAAGAGCAGGCTCCCGACTCGACCTACGCCCGCCGGCTGCTTGCGCTCTACCGGGAATACGAGACACAACCTTACTCGACCGAAGCCCTGATAAGCGCGGGAGAGGCGATGACCGCCCAAGAGCCGTTGTTGGCGACCTGGCTCTCGGCCTGTGAGGAACAGATGCAACGATTTAGCGACTATTCGCGCATCAGCTGCCTGCGGAATCTTTATCTGAGTATCACCGCCCCGCTCTTTTACGCGACCGTTCCCGAGGTGGTCTACCCCGACAAAGTGACGGACTTCACCTTCACCTATTCCCGGGCCGACAGCATCACCCTGCACATCTTCCCGCGACAGGACTCCACACCCCTCTTGTCGCGCGACCTGACCGTGGCCGGCACCCGGATAGGGGAAACGCGGGAATGTGAAGAGAGGATTCCCGCTCTCGCCCCGGGCCGTTACCGCATCGCTTTCGATGTCAAAGGCACAGCGGCCACGACCACCGAAGCCCGCTTTTCGGTATCGCGGTTTTTTGCCTATACCCAGAACCGCACAGGCAACGGCTCGGCCAACATCGTCGTAACCGACGGTGCGTCGGGAGCCCCCCGAAGCAACTGCGAAGTGAGATTATACACGGCCTCTCCCCGTTATTCCGACCATTATGTCTACTTGAAAAGCCTCTTTACCGACCACAACGGCATCTTGACGCTCGACGACCGGGAGGTAGTGGCATTCAGGCCCGTGACCACCCAGGACACGCTCTACCCCATCACCCGCATTTCCGTAGGAGAACGCCTTCACGGCAACCCCTCGGGCAACGAAATATGCACGGCACTCTTTACCGACCGCTCCATCTACCGTCCCGGCGACACCTTGCATTTTGCGGGCATCGTCTTTTCCCGGGAGATAACCGGGAGCCGAGCCCTTGCCGGTGAGAGCCAGACGGTCGAGTTGTATGGTGTCAACGGCAAAATCGCCGAATGCCCGGTCGAAAGCGACGCTTACGGCTCGTTCGCGGGACAATTCGTCTTGCCGAAACAGATTTCGGGCTACTTGCGGCTGCAAGGGTACAACGGCACCCAGAGCGTGCAGGTGGCCGAATATAAAAAAGGGTCGTTCGACATTTCACTCGACACCCCCGCCACGACTTATTTCTCGGGTCACCCCATCAAGTTGTCGGGACGCATCACCGGTTATGCGGGAGAGGCCATCGCCCATGCTCCCGTCAGGTTCCAAATCAAAGAGTCGGTCTACTATCGCGGAAACAGAGCCGGACAGACCCTGTCGGGTATGGCGGTAGCTGACGCCGAAGGGAAATTTCATCTCACATTCGAGCCTCAACCCTCCGACCCTCGCGCTTCGTTCCGCATGTACCAAGCCGAATTTTCGGCCACCGCCGCCAACGGCGAGACACAGAGCGTGCAGCATTGGTTCGGCGTAACGGACAAGCCGCTGCAAATAGAGCTGGAACTACCTGAGCGGCACGACAAGCAGACGCCGCTCTCCCTCTCGGCCACGGTAACGGCCGCTCCCAACGCCGCACCCGTCACGCGTCGCACCTACGAAGTTTTCGCCTTAGAGCTGCCCCGGGACGGAGCGGACGACACACGGTTCCTCACCGAGAACCGTTATGACACGCTGCGTAACGGGCACCGCGTCGACGCCGGCGAGATAAAAGGCGACGGGACATGCCGGTTGAAAACCCGCAAATGGGCATCGGGCGTGTACCGCGTCGTCGTAAGCGCAGTCAACCAGGAAGGGAGCGCCGACAGTCTCAGCCGTCACGTCATCATCTATGGCGACAACGACAAGCGTCCGCCGCTGCCGACGGCCCTGTGGGTTCCCCGGCGGGAAATAACGGTGCACGAGGGCGAAAAGATGCGCATAGCATGCGGAAGCTGTTGCCCCGACGTGTCGCTCCTCTGCCAACTTTTTGAGCAGGGTGAGATGA of Candidatus Caccoplasma merdavium contains these proteins:
- a CDS encoding serine dehydratase subunit alpha family protein, producing the protein MEKTERDAIIRLVKREVVPAIGCTEPIAVALCVSKAAQLLGKEPEKIEVLLSANILKNAMGVGIPGTGMIGLPIAVALGALAGNPDYQLEVLKDITPADVERGKQFIAENRIDIKLKEDITEKLYIEIHVSAGSDKAAAIIAGGHTTFVYEEQMGQVLLDRRSASADEEEDDDTSLSLRKVYDFAMTAPLEEIDFILESARLNKAAAETSFTGDYGHSLGRSLRDDNERRVMGDSVFTHILSYTSGACDARMAGAMIPVMSNSGSGNQGIAATLPVVVYAEENNKPREELIRALMLSHLTVIYIKQSLGRLSALCGCVVAATGSSCGITYLMGGGYEEITYAVKNMVANLTGMICDGAKPSCAMKLTSGVSTAVFSAMLAIEHKCVTAVEGIVENDVDRTIHNLTRIGAQGMNETDRLVLDIMTHKCP